CGAACGATGCTGGTCATGGGCGCCCTCCTGCGGCAGCGCATGCAGCCGACAGACAGTCAGCTTCCGCCGGCGACATTGCCGGCGGCTTAAAGGCAATATACTACCGCAAATTCCTGCTGAGCGACCCGAATTTCGGTCATCGCCTCGTCAGCGCTGCTCCCTCGCTCGGCAGGTGAGGCGAGCGAGCGCCGTGGTAGAATTAGGCAGCCCCGCTTGCTGTTGGAGAGCATGTCGCTTCGCATCGACCCCCTTCGCGTTGCCGACCTTCCCGAGATCGAGGAGATCGAGCGCCAGTCGTTCCCCACGCCGTGGCCGCGGAGCGCCTACGCGCGCGAGCTTGAGAACAGCTTCGCGCGGTACTTTGTCCTCCGCGCTTTCGACGGCGAGGGCCGCCCCGCACGGATAGTGGGGGTGGCCGGTCTCTGGGTCGTGGCCGACGAGGCGCATCTGATGACGATCGCCGTGCGTCCTGAAGAGCGCGGGCGCGGGTATGGCGAGTGGCTGCTGCTCCACGCGATCGAGACGGCGATCGCCG
Above is a genomic segment from Dehalococcoidia bacterium containing:
- the rimI gene encoding ribosomal protein S18-alanine N-acetyltransferase, which codes for MSLRIDPLRVADLPEIEEIERQSFPTPWPRSAYARELENSFARYFVLRAFDGEGRPARIVGVAGLWVVADEAHLMTIAVRPEERGRGYGEWLLLHAIETAIAAGAEMLTLEVRETNTIAQRLYQKYGLQVEGRRKNYYAEIGEDALVMTVRGLTGIPYRQQIAARRAALEERIFAQPAVSGSQA